A part of Desulfotomaculum nigrificans DSM 574 genomic DNA contains:
- a CDS encoding retropepsin-like aspartic protease, giving the protein MKIRHQDGLLFISLSITYKGKTRTIENVVIDTGATHSIISIDAVSDWGISMERGDKIVTSIGIGGKQYAFVKRVDGVEFNGFKLGSCEVDFGLIDLQGSINGLLGLDLLLKAGAVIDLKNLLLYEGV; this is encoded by the coding sequence ATGAAGATAAGACACCAGGATGGTTTGTTGTTTATTTCGTTAAGTATAACTTATAAAGGGAAGACCCGGACTATAGAGAACGTTGTTATCGACACGGGTGCAACACATTCTATTATCTCCATTGACGCTGTCAGTGATTGGGGAATCTCAATGGAACGTGGTGACAAGATTGTTACCAGCATAGGTATTGGTGGGAAACAGTATGCCTTTGTGAAAAGGGTAGATGGCGTAGAGTTCAATGGGTTCAAACTAGGCAGTTGTGAAGTTGACTTTGGTTTAATAGATTTACAGGGGAGCATTAACGGGTTGCTTGGCCTAGATCTCCTATTGAAGGCCGGAGCAGTTATTGACCTGAAAAACTTGCTGCTGTATGAAGGGGTCTGA
- a CDS encoding phosphodiester glycosidase family protein, with the protein MKFNRLIGIFCLCLALAWAYPAAAAEQLAPGIRYWTIERTNWQGGPVKGHVLEVDPKQPYTEIRPVLGNDILGQKEVLSSMAGRTGAIAAINGGFFDTKTGMPDGSLIIDGKQVTTSNILRTSLGFNYAGGVQMGYFPGNMTGWENIRHLLSGGPLLVKDGLPVDQAVQEGLWGSVLKPAGRTAVGVTADGKVLLVEVDGRQKGYSEGLTLEELSYLMIDLGAVQAMALDGGGSSEMVVNGKIVNRPSDGKERAISNGLVVLQQLPVYIDNQRIFFDVPPLVEKGRTLVPMRRIFEVLGASVSWDENTKTVTGVKGSYTVQLTVGKSTAVVNGKTTKLDVPAQLINGRTLVPMRLVGEALGANVNYDTGQIPAIYITGGRR; encoded by the coding sequence ATGAAGTTTAACAGGTTAATTGGTATTTTTTGTTTGTGTCTGGCCCTGGCCTGGGCTTACCCTGCTGCGGCTGCAGAGCAATTGGCACCGGGTATTCGTTACTGGACCATCGAGCGCACCAACTGGCAGGGCGGGCCGGTGAAGGGCCATGTGCTGGAAGTTGACCCTAAGCAGCCCTATACCGAGATCCGACCGGTGTTGGGTAATGATATATTGGGGCAAAAGGAAGTGTTAAGTAGTATGGCCGGGCGCACCGGGGCCATTGCGGCCATTAACGGCGGATTTTTTGATACCAAAACCGGTATGCCCGATGGCTCGTTAATTATTGATGGTAAACAGGTAACCACCAGTAACATTTTGCGTACCTCTCTGGGCTTTAATTATGCCGGCGGGGTGCAAATGGGTTACTTTCCCGGCAATATGACCGGCTGGGAAAACATCCGCCATTTATTAAGCGGCGGCCCGTTATTGGTTAAGGACGGCCTGCCGGTGGATCAGGCTGTCCAGGAAGGTTTATGGGGGTCGGTGCTTAAACCGGCGGGCAGAACGGCGGTGGGAGTCACTGCCGACGGTAAAGTGCTGCTGGTGGAAGTGGACGGCCGCCAGAAGGGCTACAGTGAAGGATTAACCCTGGAGGAACTGTCTTATCTGATGATTGACCTGGGGGCGGTACAGGCCATGGCCCTGGACGGCGGCGGTTCCAGTGAGATGGTGGTTAACGGTAAGATTGTCAACCGTCCTTCGGATGGTAAGGAGCGGGCCATCAGCAACGGTTTGGTGGTTTTGCAACAGCTGCCGGTGTATATCGATAATCAGAGGATCTTTTTTGATGTACCTCCCCTGGTGGAAAAGGGCCGTACTTTGGTACCCATGCGGCGCATCTTTGAGGTTCTGGGGGCGTCAGTCAGCTGGGATGAAAACACTAAGACGGTCACCGGTGTTAAAGGAAGTTACACCGTTCAGCTGACGGTGGGTAAGTCCACCGCCGTGGTTAACGGTAAAACCACCAAGCTCGACGTACCGGCACAGTTAATCAACGGACGTACCCTGGTGCCCATGCGTTTGGTGGGGGAAGCCCTGGGCGCCAATGTAAATTATGATACCGGTCAGATACCGGCCATTTATATAACCGGTGGGAGGAGGTAG
- a CDS encoding GGDEF domain-containing protein → MGEDIYLHYAVDVTKYKKMEEQLYRLSNTDPLTNAYNRRYFMQVLEQEMERTGRTGLPFSIIMVDLDHFKSINDRFGHAAGDLVLKSLVDLIKGRIRKIDCLARWGGEEFVILLPNTPVDKAAGLAEEIRGQLSKMNISKRCLALHQNKVPVLFLFRVIC, encoded by the coding sequence TTGGGAGAGGATATCTACCTTCACTATGCCGTGGATGTTACAAAATATAAAAAGATGGAGGAACAGCTTTACCGGCTGTCCAATACCGATCCCCTGACAAATGCTTACAACCGCCGCTATTTTATGCAGGTGCTGGAACAGGAAATGGAGCGCACGGGGCGGACCGGACTACCATTTTCAATAATCATGGTGGACCTGGACCACTTTAAGAGCATAAACGACCGATTCGGGCACGCTGCCGGCGATCTGGTTCTTAAAAGTTTAGTAGACTTGATCAAGGGGAGGATCCGCAAAATAGACTGCCTGGCCCGCTGGGGCGGAGAAGAATTTGTAATACTTTTGCCAAATACCCCGGTGGATAAGGCCGCCGGTTTAGCGGAAGAGATTCGAGGGCAGTTAAGCAAAATGAATATTTCCAAAAGGTGCCTGGCACTTCACCAAAATAAAGTGCCGGTACTTTTTCTTTTCCGGGTCATCTGTTAG
- a CDS encoding FAD-dependent oxidoreductase gives MIQRKKWHYLLLSLSATILVAGLVWLFIPDCSANYKVTPLKQSEIKDSYQVVVVGGDPEGIAAAVAAARSGAKTLLVDTRPVLGGLMTQGWLNSIDMNYGPGRTILNKGIFQEFFSQIEGDSFDVTTAANVFHQMVNKEPNLDVLPAVQAVFPLVNGQVKPLVNPGQSAAVSQVAARYQGIPDDLKELMQKQQASSSPANPAEAKGNAAAPSTEQQVITGVRLQLKDGRTRDITAGRVIDATQDGDIAAAAGVPFTYGQEDYGRGDKLMAVTLVFKLDGISKADWLKMMLVLNTSKEAHSGANFVSAWGFGPLMKGYKPSVPQLAMRGLNVGRQKDGSVLINALQIFGIDGLKLSDRQRARELAQQELPHIVNYLKANVPGFQNAYLAGTAPELYVRETRHIEGLYRLTVDDVLENRDFPDRIAFGSYPIDIQATDPDFRGNVIGAPTGYAIPFRCIVPQRVENLLVVGRAASFDSLPHGSARVIPVGMATGQAAGVAAALSLETNASFAAMAKNTYLVGQLQQRLMNQGVDLKPLNVPAPPETKHWAYEGLKFMRHYGLAAGGYSNNYKLNEKMPEVQFINGLNWTTKLTGVKVNARPVLYAEGNDLTLDDVSYMMARYLGYNYTKQQAMAYFTSVGFWDPLVLERVEQNKGVVSIGAGYMLLKDFNEWLAKHPGGEVVNKGE, from the coding sequence ATGATACAGCGCAAGAAGTGGCACTATTTGCTCCTATCCTTAAGTGCCACCATCCTGGTCGCAGGCCTGGTGTGGTTGTTTATACCGGACTGCAGCGCCAATTATAAGGTAACTCCCCTGAAGCAAAGTGAGATTAAAGATTCCTACCAGGTTGTGGTGGTAGGCGGTGATCCGGAGGGAATAGCTGCAGCGGTGGCAGCCGCCCGCAGCGGGGCCAAAACACTGCTGGTGGATACCCGGCCTGTACTGGGCGGTCTGATGACCCAGGGCTGGCTTAACAGTATAGATATGAACTATGGCCCGGGCAGGACTATTTTAAACAAAGGAATTTTCCAGGAATTTTTTAGCCAAATAGAAGGTGATTCCTTCGATGTAACCACGGCGGCCAATGTATTTCACCAGATGGTGAACAAAGAGCCCAATTTGGATGTGCTGCCCGCCGTGCAGGCGGTTTTTCCCCTGGTTAACGGTCAGGTTAAACCACTGGTGAATCCCGGCCAGTCAGCTGCAGTCAGCCAAGTGGCGGCCAGATATCAAGGTATACCGGATGATTTAAAAGAGTTGATGCAGAAACAGCAGGCCAGCAGTTCCCCGGCTAATCCGGCGGAAGCTAAAGGAAATGCAGCTGCCCCCTCAACGGAGCAGCAGGTAATTACCGGGGTGCGGCTGCAGCTAAAGGACGGCCGGACCAGGGATATCACCGCTGGCCGGGTGATTGATGCCACCCAGGACGGGGATATTGCCGCTGCCGCCGGGGTGCCCTTCACCTACGGCCAGGAGGATTACGGCCGGGGCGATAAGTTAATGGCGGTTACCCTGGTGTTTAAGCTGGATGGTATCAGTAAAGCCGACTGGCTTAAAATGATGCTGGTGCTGAATACCAGTAAGGAGGCCCATTCCGGTGCTAACTTTGTCAGTGCCTGGGGTTTCGGGCCTTTAATGAAGGGCTATAAACCCAGTGTACCGCAGCTGGCCATGCGGGGCCTTAATGTGGGGCGGCAGAAGGACGGTTCGGTTTTAATCAATGCCCTGCAGATCTTTGGTATTGACGGGTTGAAACTGTCTGACCGGCAAAGGGCCAGGGAGTTGGCCCAACAGGAGTTACCTCATATTGTTAATTATTTAAAGGCAAATGTACCCGGCTTCCAAAATGCTTATCTGGCCGGTACAGCGCCGGAACTGTATGTGCGGGAGACCAGGCATATTGAAGGGCTTTATCGTTTAACCGTGGATGATGTGTTGGAGAACCGTGATTTTCCGGATAGGATTGCCTTTGGTTCTTATCCCATTGATATTCAGGCCACTGACCCTGATTTCCGGGGTAATGTGATCGGGGCCCCCACGGGGTATGCTATACCCTTTAGATGTATTGTGCCCCAACGGGTGGAAAACCTGCTGGTGGTGGGCCGGGCGGCCAGCTTTGATTCCCTGCCCCACGGCAGCGCCCGGGTAATCCCGGTGGGGATGGCCACCGGTCAGGCAGCCGGTGTGGCCGCGGCCTTAAGCCTTGAGACCAACGCTTCCTTTGCGGCCATGGCCAAGAATACTTATCTGGTGGGACAGCTGCAGCAGCGGTTAATGAACCAGGGTGTGGATTTAAAGCCCCTTAATGTACCGGCCCCGCCGGAGACCAAGCACTGGGCTTACGAAGGTCTTAAGTTTATGCGTCACTATGGCTTGGCCGCCGGGGGTTACAGCAACAACTATAAGCTCAATGAAAAGATGCCGGAGGTCCAGTTTATTAACGGTTTAAACTGGACCACCAAGCTCACCGGGGTTAAGGTTAATGCCCGGCCCGTTCTCTATGCGGAGGGTAATGATTTAACCCTGGACGATGTAAGTTATATGATGGCCAGGTACCTGGGCTATAATTATACCAAGCAGCAGGCCATGGCATACTTTACCTCGGTTGGTTTCTGGGATCCCCTGGTGTTAGAAAGGGTTGAACAAAATAAAGGGGTGGTCAGCATCGGGGCAGGGTATATGCTGCTGAAGGATTTCAACGAATGGCTGGCGAAACATCCCGGCGGGGAAGTGGTTAATAAGGGGGAATAG
- the csaB gene encoding polysaccharide pyruvyl transferase CsaB: MAKVVLSGYYGFNNLGDEAVLFSILKTLRDLRLGLRIEVLSNRPEETAEIYKVTAANRWKLMDIYRALKEADMLISGGGSLLQDVTGLKSLIYYLGVIGLARLLGKPVFFYAQGIGPVNSKLGRLLMRLVVNRVNYITVRDESSRQDLADMKITRPRVTVTADPVLGLEQKFIDEKIGGQILQEAGLDLSIERKLVGVSVREWQGLTAYKEMLGEVCDKLARLGYQVVFLPMHYPDDLETSREIVSRMEQPAVVLSGQYSVIEMASLIANMDLLIGMRLHALILAAVMHVPPVALSYDPKIDRFMDLLGRKAAADVANPDFESLWAAVEEIIKEPWLAREELIREVEPLRLQAQRTAALALQVLDRYTGKRGPAAGYL; encoded by the coding sequence ATGGCTAAAGTTGTGCTGTCGGGCTATTACGGGTTTAACAATTTAGGGGATGAGGCAGTTCTTTTCAGTATCCTGAAAACCCTGCGGGATTTGCGCCTTGGGCTGCGCATTGAAGTGCTGTCCAACCGGCCGGAGGAAACGGCGGAGATCTATAAAGTAACCGCCGCCAACCGGTGGAAGCTCATGGACATCTACCGCGCCCTCAAGGAGGCCGATATGTTAATCAGTGGGGGCGGCAGCCTGCTGCAGGATGTCACCGGGCTCAAGAGTCTCATTTATTACCTGGGGGTTATTGGGCTGGCCAGGTTACTGGGTAAGCCGGTGTTCTTTTATGCCCAGGGCATCGGACCGGTGAATTCCAAACTGGGCCGACTGCTCATGCGCCTGGTGGTAAACAGGGTAAATTACATCACCGTCAGGGATGAATCCTCCCGGCAGGACCTGGCGGATATGAAAATTACCCGGCCCCGGGTTACCGTCACGGCTGATCCGGTGCTGGGACTGGAACAAAAGTTTATTGATGAGAAGATCGGCGGGCAGATTTTGCAGGAGGCCGGGCTGGACTTATCCATCGAGCGCAAGCTGGTGGGGGTTTCGGTCCGGGAATGGCAGGGGCTTACGGCCTATAAAGAAATGCTGGGGGAGGTCTGCGATAAGCTGGCCCGGCTGGGTTATCAGGTGGTATTCCTGCCCATGCACTACCCGGACGATTTAGAGACCTCCCGGGAAATTGTCAGCCGCATGGAACAACCGGCGGTGGTGCTGTCCGGACAGTATTCGGTAATAGAAATGGCCAGTTTAATTGCCAATATGGATTTACTTATTGGCATGCGGCTGCATGCTTTGATTTTGGCGGCGGTGATGCACGTGCCGCCGGTGGCCCTGTCCTACGATCCCAAGATTGACCGGTTTATGGATTTATTAGGCAGAAAGGCGGCCGCCGATGTGGCCAACCCGGATTTTGAGAGTTTGTGGGCGGCGGTGGAGGAAATCATCAAGGAGCCCTGGCTGGCCCGGGAGGAATTAATCCGGGAGGTGGAGCCCCTGCGCCTGCAGGCCCAGCGTACCGCGGCCCTGGCCCTGCAGGTTTTGGATCGGTATACAGGCAAGAGGGGGCCGGCGGCCGGGTACCTGTAA
- a CDS encoding DUF5693 family protein → MQSKWFKYGTLAMLVVAVLAAAHLAFWQRYMVEKDFRQVELALNYDEISSLAGLQGLTPVQALQRFKEHGITTVVLRESMLDDLTVSSDIQVYSGQALLNRQRAGSAPAWLPGLSARTAINKKNTYLVMFDRDLFNQVSYQMSAKLTGVKSYEIGSDTYVIETVKPYVSMKDLGVGFTKSSLQDVQAAGMRTVLQIRSWDRASQQSIKKVFASYRNIPNLSAVMFNDPNIVGFQPGMPSLLPEVAYQIRQLNVPVAQIEFFPQQGLTKLGILLDKNVVRLHTIDQKEIKAGITPGEALDRYALAAAERDHRILLIRPFLMSNDPIEYNLGFMDSLVSRLHSEGLQVGPAGKLPPIPSSHWVLFLIGLGVIAGGLRLLDKLGLSRLVPLAAAAAPVIWAGLLYFDLALARKLMALAAVIIFPTLSLITNVRREGLAPGQAVLAFIRISLFSLLGALFMVGLLADAGFMLKLDQFMGVKLAHVLPLLIVLVYFALLAAQGEGVAAKVKSLWNHPLRLGIVLAAGVMAVVVAVYVARTGNEAMTVSSTEMQFRTLLDHLLGVRPRTKEFLLGHPALMLLLIYGYRDNRFLPLLLLGTIGQASLVNTFAHIHTPLVVSLLRAFHGLWLGILLGLALFLVIRLTLRRGRGYLNG, encoded by the coding sequence TTGCAGAGTAAATGGTTTAAATACGGTACTCTGGCCATGCTGGTGGTGGCGGTTTTGGCTGCGGCCCACCTGGCCTTTTGGCAGCGATATATGGTGGAAAAGGATTTCCGCCAGGTGGAACTGGCCTTAAACTATGATGAGATTAGTTCGCTGGCCGGTCTCCAGGGCCTCACCCCGGTGCAGGCTCTGCAGCGGTTTAAAGAGCACGGCATCACCACGGTGGTGCTGCGGGAGTCGATGCTGGATGATTTAACCGTCAGCAGCGATATCCAGGTTTACAGCGGCCAGGCCCTGTTAAACCGGCAGCGGGCGGGCAGTGCCCCGGCCTGGCTGCCGGGACTTTCAGCCCGGACCGCCATTAATAAAAAAAACACCTACCTGGTGATGTTTGACCGGGACCTGTTTAATCAGGTTTCTTATCAGATGTCCGCCAAGCTGACCGGTGTTAAGTCCTATGAAATTGGTTCGGACACCTACGTAATTGAGACTGTTAAACCGTATGTAAGTATGAAGGATTTGGGTGTTGGCTTTACTAAGTCCTCCTTACAAGATGTGCAGGCCGCAGGAATGAGAACTGTTCTGCAAATTCGCAGCTGGGATCGGGCTTCCCAGCAGAGTATTAAAAAAGTTTTTGCTTCCTACCGTAACATTCCTAATCTTTCCGCCGTCATGTTTAATGACCCCAATATTGTGGGTTTTCAGCCGGGCATGCCTTCCTTACTTCCCGAGGTGGCCTATCAAATCAGGCAACTAAATGTACCGGTGGCACAGATTGAATTCTTTCCCCAGCAGGGTTTGACTAAACTGGGCATACTGCTGGACAAAAATGTGGTGCGGCTGCACACCATTGACCAAAAAGAAATTAAAGCCGGCATTACCCCCGGGGAAGCTTTGGATCGCTATGCCCTGGCGGCGGCTGAACGGGATCACCGGATTTTGTTAATCCGCCCCTTTTTAATGAGCAATGACCCTATTGAGTACAACCTTGGCTTTATGGATTCGTTGGTTTCCCGGCTGCATAGCGAAGGATTACAGGTGGGACCGGCCGGTAAGCTGCCCCCTATTCCCAGTTCCCACTGGGTATTGTTCCTGATTGGCCTGGGGGTTATAGCCGGGGGGCTCCGGCTATTGGACAAACTGGGCTTAAGCAGGCTGGTGCCGCTGGCTGCAGCTGCTGCCCCGGTAATCTGGGCGGGGTTGCTGTACTTTGATTTAGCTCTGGCCCGTAAGCTGATGGCCCTGGCTGCTGTGATTATTTTCCCCACCCTGTCCCTGATAACTAATGTCCGGCGGGAGGGGCTGGCACCGGGACAAGCTGTGCTGGCGTTCATCCGGATTTCACTGTTTTCCCTGCTGGGGGCCCTGTTTATGGTGGGCCTGCTGGCTGATGCCGGGTTCATGCTTAAGCTGGACCAGTTTATGGGGGTTAAGCTGGCCCATGTGCTGCCCTTACTGATTGTTTTGGTTTACTTTGCTTTGCTGGCAGCCCAGGGTGAAGGGGTGGCAGCCAAAGTGAAAAGTTTGTGGAACCACCCGCTTAGGCTGGGCATTGTCCTGGCCGCCGGGGTGATGGCGGTGGTGGTGGCTGTTTATGTGGCCCGCACCGGCAACGAGGCGATGACGGTCAGCAGCACCGAAATGCAGTTCCGCACGCTGCTTGATCACTTGCTGGGTGTGCGTCCCCGCACCAAGGAGTTTCTGCTGGGCCACCCGGCCTTAATGCTGCTGTTGATTTACGGTTACCGGGATAACCGCTTTTTACCGCTGTTGTTGTTGGGCACCATTGGACAGGCATCGTTGGTGAATACCTTTGCCCATATTCATACACCCCTGGTGGTTTCCCTGCTGCGGGCCTTCCACGGGTTATGGCTGGGTATTTTGCTGGGGTTAGCCTTGTTCCTGGTGATTAGGCTAACCCTCCGCCGGGGGAGAGGGTATTTAAATGGCTAA
- a CDS encoding WecB/TagA/CpsF family glycosyltransferase: MRVNLLGAGIDNLNMQETVHKIAAFIKSGGRPRQVVTLNPEYLYRAQDQPELMNLVNEADLVTPDGAGIVWACKMAGTPVPERVTGIDLMLNLMPLAEKEGWGIFLLGAAPGVADEAAENLRKQYPALRIVGTRHGYFKADEDREIVEQIKAARPQLLFVALGMPKQEQWIRKYKDEMQVPVAMGVGGSLDVIAGRVERVSPLLQRLQLEWLGRLIKEPHRWRRQLVLPKFAGLVLKKYVFKL; the protein is encoded by the coding sequence ATGCGCGTTAACCTTCTTGGTGCTGGGATAGATAACCTTAATATGCAGGAAACGGTGCATAAAATTGCTGCTTTTATTAAATCCGGCGGGAGGCCCCGGCAGGTGGTGACCCTTAACCCGGAGTATTTGTACCGGGCCCAGGATCAGCCGGAACTGATGAATTTAGTTAATGAAGCGGATCTGGTGACACCGGACGGGGCCGGTATTGTTTGGGCCTGTAAAATGGCGGGTACACCGGTGCCGGAAAGGGTCACCGGCATTGATTTAATGCTTAACCTGATGCCCCTGGCGGAGAAGGAAGGGTGGGGCATATTTTTGCTGGGTGCGGCCCCCGGGGTGGCGGATGAAGCGGCGGAGAATTTAAGGAAGCAGTACCCGGCCCTTAGGATTGTGGGTACCCGTCACGGGTATTTTAAGGCAGACGAAGATAGAGAGATTGTGGAGCAAATTAAGGCCGCCCGGCCGCAGCTGCTTTTTGTAGCCCTGGGGATGCCTAAACAGGAACAATGGATTAGGAAATATAAAGATGAAATGCAGGTACCGGTAGCCATGGGTGTGGGCGGCAGTCTGGACGTGATTGCCGGCCGGGTGGAGCGGGTATCGCCATTGCTGCAGCGGCTGCAGTTGGAATGGCTGGGCCGGTTAATTAAGGAGCCCCATCGCTGGCGAAGGCAGCTGGTGCTGCCCAAGTTTGCCGGGTTGGTCTTAAAAAAATATGTCTTTAAGCTGTAA
- a CDS encoding FAD-dependent oxidoreductase — protein sequence MSKLLPYLIVFLLFLAYTPTGSDTTMQQDIVVMGDDFAACAAARSAAAAAPDKRVLLVVPSPVYRLGGLGTVGGQNFTDIRLWQKQLVTQGSFGRWYAKAGQFYNTDRMAQIIEDDLAQFPNLKILYGYDIAEVGLEQNKITELKLRSLRRETNGTVVWGPGRQKVKGQVFIDASVDGRLTRLAGNPVSVGRADWPVDFLPAGEQSGAARQQAATLMFQVKGVKTPAKAMRIQDWEFVRDAKGSWGVAGGKQAFAADPLVAAFNDKFAARGLAIKPINAATNGRDSDVWWVNCLLVFNVDGRAYIRDKGSSGYPPDMLAGQLTVDEAWLKARRFLQTPDFIKVLHRFQVQDPATGQWYGFGQADLVYDDNGQPVVGQTMYIRETVHSPLSGKLTPGTENSNFAVTTGEAQQAGPNPGGADARNYRNRVGLGYYMMDINAFTPEDLKASGRYDWPVTKHLRPDWQQAGGQPKNPVYLPLDVLIPAKSDNLLVPGYAAGISSFAWAELRVLPNLAVLGDAAGVTAARSLAVKRNPRQFARADIAWVQEKLKQFGARLDK from the coding sequence ATGTCTAAACTGCTACCCTACCTAATAGTCTTCCTACTTTTCTTAGCCTATACTCCCACCGGCTCTGACACCACCATGCAACAGGATATTGTGGTCATGGGGGATGATTTTGCTGCCTGTGCTGCGGCCCGCAGTGCTGCGGCGGCGGCACCGGACAAAAGAGTTTTGCTGGTGGTGCCGAGCCCGGTGTACCGGCTGGGCGGCCTTGGTACCGTGGGGGGGCAGAACTTTACCGATATCCGTCTCTGGCAGAAGCAATTGGTTACCCAGGGCTCCTTTGGCCGCTGGTACGCCAAGGCGGGGCAGTTTTATAACACCGACCGGATGGCACAAATTATTGAAGATGATTTAGCTCAATTCCCCAACCTTAAAATCTTATACGGCTACGATATTGCAGAAGTTGGCTTAGAGCAAAATAAGATAACGGAACTCAAACTGCGCAGTCTGCGGCGGGAAACAAACGGCACGGTGGTCTGGGGGCCAGGCAGGCAAAAAGTAAAGGGGCAAGTTTTTATTGATGCCTCGGTGGACGGGCGGTTAACCAGGTTAGCGGGTAATCCGGTGAGCGTCGGCCGGGCTGACTGGCCGGTGGATTTCTTACCGGCGGGTGAACAGTCCGGTGCCGCCAGGCAGCAGGCCGCCACTTTGATGTTTCAGGTTAAGGGAGTAAAAACCCCGGCCAAAGCCATGCGCATCCAGGATTGGGAATTTGTTAGGGACGCCAAAGGCAGCTGGGGAGTAGCCGGGGGAAAGCAGGCCTTTGCGGCTGACCCCCTGGTAGCAGCATTTAACGATAAATTTGCTGCCCGGGGGTTGGCCATTAAGCCCATCAATGCCGCCACCAACGGGCGGGACAGTGACGTTTGGTGGGTCAACTGCCTGCTGGTCTTTAATGTGGATGGCCGGGCTTATATCAGGGATAAGGGCAGCAGCGGCTACCCGCCAGATATGTTGGCCGGACAGCTGACCGTTGATGAGGCCTGGTTGAAAGCCCGCCGGTTCCTGCAAACCCCTGATTTTATCAAGGTCCTGCACCGATTCCAGGTGCAGGACCCCGCCACCGGCCAGTGGTACGGCTTTGGCCAGGCAGACTTGGTTTATGATGATAACGGCCAACCGGTAGTTGGACAAACTATGTATATCCGGGAGACAGTACACAGCCCCCTGTCCGGAAAGCTCACACCGGGTACGGAGAACAGCAACTTCGCGGTAACCACCGGGGAAGCCCAGCAGGCCGGACCTAACCCCGGGGGAGCAGATGCCCGGAACTACCGTAATCGGGTTGGCCTTGGTTACTACATGATGGATATTAACGCCTTTACCCCGGAGGATCTCAAGGCCTCGGGCCGGTATGATTGGCCCGTCACCAAACACCTGCGCCCGGATTGGCAGCAGGCCGGCGGGCAACCCAAAAACCCGGTTTACCTGCCCTTGGACGTACTAATCCCGGCCAAGTCAGACAACCTGCTGGTTCCCGGATATGCCGCCGGTATTTCCTCCTTTGCCTGGGCTGAGCTCCGGGTATTGCCCAACCTGGCTGTGCTGGGGGATGCCGCCGGTGTAACAGCCGCCCGGTCCCTGGCAGTCAAAAGAAATCCCAGGCAATTTGCCCGTGCGGACATCGCCTGGGTACAGGAAAAACTCAAACAATTTGGGGCCAGGTTAGATAAATGA
- a CDS encoding LCP family protein, whose product MEGRKRRKLRIVPFIIFCTVLVLALGTGYVLANQFLFHKSNPLAALTGSSGDEVQLDGRMNFLLMGIDARQGETRTRTDSLILVSVDKEHNRMAMLSIPRDTRVKIPGHGYDKINAANVYGGPELVMQTVSDLLGVEIDNYMMTNVRGFRDIVDTLGGVTIDVEKRMYHYDPYDEPDMRRIDLQPGVQRLDGNKALQYVRFRSDALGDVSRTERQQKFLKALAKEMMQPSTITKLPKLVPTINKYLETNLGLGDMITLAKAAKDLNNVEIVTQTLPGKFLNMNGVSYWSVDPDQARMVAASIIEEGKVYDVVLGEENVNNKNTAGENSTKTTETVKKPVTGSKKKTTTTEQQVAEQNQHDKAPVNTGENSSGGGVQVIVNPPNHTGNTQTAPGHPAPGTGTSNNNNPEGSAGSETGSWLPAKPI is encoded by the coding sequence GTGGAAGGGAGAAAACGTAGAAAGTTAAGAATAGTTCCCTTTATAATTTTCTGTACGGTCCTGGTGCTGGCCCTGGGGACCGGTTATGTACTGGCCAATCAGTTTCTTTTTCATAAATCCAATCCCTTAGCGGCATTAACCGGTAGTTCCGGTGATGAAGTTCAACTGGACGGGCGGATGAATTTTCTGCTCATGGGTATTGATGCCAGGCAAGGGGAAACCCGTACCCGGACGGACAGCTTAATTTTAGTCAGTGTAGATAAAGAGCATAACCGCATGGCCATGTTATCCATCCCCCGGGACACCAGGGTGAAGATTCCCGGCCACGGCTACGATAAAATTAACGCTGCCAATGTCTACGGCGGGCCGGAACTGGTCATGCAAACCGTTTCCGACCTGCTGGGGGTAGAAATTGACAATTATATGATGACCAATGTGCGCGGCTTCAGGGATATTGTTGATACCCTGGGCGGGGTTACCATTGATGTGGAAAAACGCATGTATCACTATGACCCCTACGATGAACCGGATATGCGCCGGATTGATTTGCAGCCGGGTGTGCAGCGGCTGGATGGGAACAAGGCGCTGCAGTATGTCCGTTTTAGAAGTGATGCCCTGGGCGATGTCAGCCGGACTGAGCGGCAGCAGAAGTTCCTAAAGGCTCTGGCTAAGGAAATGATGCAGCCCTCAACCATCACTAAACTGCCTAAACTGGTGCCCACGATTAATAAATACCTGGAGACTAACCTGGGCCTTGGGGATATGATTACCCTGGCTAAAGCGGCCAAGGATTTAAACAACGTGGAGATTGTGACCCAAACGCTGCCGGGTAAATTCTTAAATATGAACGGGGTTAGTTACTGGAGTGTGGATCCGGATCAGGCCAGAATGGTGGCCGCATCCATTATTGAAGAGGGCAAAGTCTATGATGTGGTGTTGGGTGAAGAAAACGTAAATAACAAGAATACGGCCGGTGAAAACTCCACCAAAACAACGGAAACCGTAAAAAAACCTGTTACCGGTTCTAAGAAGAAAACAACAACTACGGAACAACAGGTGGCAGAGCAAAACCAGCATGATAAAGCGCCGGTCAATACGGGGGAAAACAGTTCCGGCGGCGGGGTGCAGGTAATTGTTAACCCGCCCAACCATACCGGTAACACACAAACGGCACCCGGCCACCCGGCCCCCGGTACCGGTACTTCCAACAACAACAATCCGGAAGGTTCTGCCGGTTCTGAGACCGGCAGTTGGCTGCCGGCCAAGCCCATATAA